The sequence below is a genomic window from Candidatus Eisenbacteria bacterium.
GAGAGCCCGTATCAGCTTCCGGACGACGAGCAGGCCGATCGCCTGCGCGCACTCCGCGCCGAGCGCATCGAGCTCTCGGGCGTCGCGCACCATCCGCACCTCGAGGACCCCGAGCGCCTCGCCAAGGTGCTGATCGAGTTTCTCGGGAGGTGAGGACCATGCGCGGACTCATGATGGATCACCAGCTCACGATCACGGACCTCCTGCGCCGCGCACGGACGCTCTTTCCCGAGAAGACGATCACGACCCGGACGGCGCGCGGTCTCCATCGCTACACGTACGCCGACCTCGCCCGGCGCGCGGCGCGGCTCGCCAACGCCCTCGGCAGCCTCGGCGTGCGGCCGGGCGAGCGGATCGGCACCTTCGGCTGGAACACGTACCGCCACCTGGAGCTCTACCTCGCCGTACCGTCGTCGGGGCGCGTCCTGCACACGGTCAACATCCGGCTCTTCCCGGAGCAGATCTGCTACATCGTGAACCACGCCGAGGACGTCGTCCTGTTCGTCGACGAGGAGCTCGTCGCGGGCCTCGAGCCGCACGCGAGGGAGCTGAAGTCGGTGCGGACGTTCGTCTCGATGGGCGACGGCCCGCTGCCGAAGACCCCATTGCAGCCGATGGTGCGCTACGAGGATCTGCTCGCCGGCGCCTCCGACGAGATCGCGTGGCCCGAGCTCGACGAGAACGACGCGGCGGCCATGTGCTACACGTCCGGGACGACGGGCCACCCGAAGGGCGTCGCCTACAGTCACCGCGCGCTCGTCCTGCAGTGCTACGCGCAGTGCATGGCCGACGCCTTCGGACTCTCCGAGCGCGACGTCGTGCTGTCGGTCGTGCCGATGTTCCACGCCAACGCCTGGGGGCTGCCGTTCAGCGCCACGATGGTCGGCGCCGCGCAGGTCTATCCCGGCGTCGCGCCGGCGCCGAAGGACATCGGCGAGCTGATCCAGGCCGAGCGCGTGACGGTCACCGCCGGCGTCCCGACCGTGCTCCTCGGCCTGCTGCAGGCCCTCGAGGAGCGCCCCTACGACCTCTCGAGCCTGCGGGCGGTGCCGTGCGGCGGCTCGGCCGTGCCCGAGAGCCTGATCGCCGCCTACGACAAGCGCGGCATCACGGTGATCCAGGCCTGGGGCATGACGGAGACGGCGCCGCTCGCCACCCTGTCGAAGCCGCGCAGCTCCATGGAGGGTTGGAGCGAGAACGAGAAGCGCCGCGTGCGCGCGCGGCAGGGCATGCCGCTCGCCGGCGTCCAGATCCGCGTCGTCTCCGAGGACGGCCGCGAGCTGCCGTGGGACGGGCAGAGCGTCGGCGAGCTCGAGGTGCGCGGCCCGTGGATCGCGTCGAGCTACTACGACGACCCGCGCGCCGCCGACGCCTTCCACGACGGCTGGTTCCGGACCGGCGACGTCGTGAACATCGATCCGCAAGGCTACATGCAGATCACGGACCGGGCCAAGGACGTGATCAAGAGCGGCGGCGAGTGGATATCGTCGGTCGAGCTCGAGAACACCATCATGGGGCATCCCGACGTCCTCGAGGCGGCCGTCGTCGGGCTCCCGCACGAGCGCTGGCAGGAGCGTCCCCTCGCGTGCGTCGTGCTGAAGCCGGGACGCACGCTCGCCCAGGAGGCGATCCTCGACTACCTCACCTCGCGCGTGGCCAAGTGGTGGCTGCCGGACGACATCGCGTTCGTCGACTCGCTGCCGAAGACGAGCGTCGGCAAGATCGCCAAGCGCGAGCTGCGCGAGCGCTTCAAGGGGCACCGGTGGCCGATGGGACGCTAGTGCGCTCCATCAGCACGGCGCCGAACCGGCGATCGCGAAACGGCGGCGGGCCGATCTCGGCGACCGACCGGTAGTTCGCCTCGATCCACGCGAAGACGCGCCGCCCGTAGTCCTGTCCGAAGAAGCGGGCGCCCTCGTGCGCGGTCTCCTTGTTCACCAGCGCCACGAAGGCGGGCGGATGCTCCTGGAGCGAGCGCAGGACGGCATCCTCGCCGAAGACCGTCATCATGAGAGGCCCGATCTGGTAGTAGGGCGTCGGGTTCTCGCGCCGCGCGATGTAGTTGACCATGATGCCCTCGGGCGCGACGACGAGCGTCTGCCCGGACGATGCGCGGGCTCGCACCTCGCCGAGCAGCTTCTCCACCACGGGGCCGCGATCGTCGGCGAGGATGAGGTCGCGCCCTTCGCCCACGGCGTGCACCTTCTGCGCGACCAGGCGCGACATCGCTCCCAGGTGCG
It includes:
- a CDS encoding long-chain fatty acid--CoA ligase, with the translated sequence MRGLMMDHQLTITDLLRRARTLFPEKTITTRTARGLHRYTYADLARRAARLANALGSLGVRPGERIGTFGWNTYRHLELYLAVPSSGRVLHTVNIRLFPEQICYIVNHAEDVVLFVDEELVAGLEPHARELKSVRTFVSMGDGPLPKTPLQPMVRYEDLLAGASDEIAWPELDENDAAAMCYTSGTTGHPKGVAYSHRALVLQCYAQCMADAFGLSERDVVLSVVPMFHANAWGLPFSATMVGAAQVYPGVAPAPKDIGELIQAERVTVTAGVPTVLLGLLQALEERPYDLSSLRAVPCGGSAVPESLIAAYDKRGITVIQAWGMTETAPLATLSKPRSSMEGWSENEKRRVRARQGMPLAGVQIRVVSEDGRELPWDGQSVGELEVRGPWIASSYYDDPRAADAFHDGWFRTGDVVNIDPQGYMQITDRAKDVIKSGGEWISSVELENTIMGHPDVLEAAVVGLPHERWQERPLACVVLKPGRTLAQEAILDYLTSRVAKWWLPDDIAFVDSLPKTSVGKIAKRELRERFKGHRWPMGR